Proteins co-encoded in one Nonlabens agnitus genomic window:
- a CDS encoding helix-turn-helix domain-containing protein codes for MNDLELKDQLNRIEDALCNTKSVLTADEVSIFTGLSKKYIYTLTSKRQIPFYKPMGKVLYFSKKEIEEWMLTNGVMSSQQIQDKASSYILRKKT; via the coding sequence ATGAACGATTTAGAACTAAAAGATCAATTAAATAGAATTGAGGATGCATTATGTAATACTAAGTCTGTCCTCACAGCAGATGAAGTCTCAATTTTCACAGGACTTTCAAAAAAGTACATCTACACTTTAACTTCAAAAAGGCAGATACCCTTTTACAAGCCTATGGGCAAGGTCCTGTATTTCAGTAAAAAGGAAATCGAAGAATGGATGCTGACTAATGGTGTGATGTCTTCACAACAGATTCAAGATAAGGCTA